From Granulicella sp. WH15, the proteins below share one genomic window:
- a CDS encoding carbonic anhydrase: protein MKRLLEGYARFSAEVFPKQARLFQDLAHSQRPSTLFITCSDSRVVPDMILQSNPGDLFICRNAGNIVPSYGEIHGGVSATIEYAVMAVGVENIIVCGHSDCGAMKAVLSGKKHEHMPTVDSWLQNAHSARQVLESQSGIHVEGNAPKTHAEMLRALTRANVVGQLQHLRTHPSVAAGLSRGKLNLYGWVYEIHTGKIQNFNSHQGRFFDLTGHSVPSPVAQPQLHLMAS, encoded by the coding sequence ATGAAGCGACTCCTCGAGGGGTATGCGCGTTTCAGCGCAGAGGTATTCCCAAAACAGGCCCGTTTGTTCCAGGATCTGGCGCACAGCCAGCGGCCATCGACGCTGTTCATCACCTGCTCGGACTCGCGGGTGGTTCCGGATATGATCCTTCAGAGCAATCCGGGCGACCTGTTCATCTGCCGCAACGCGGGCAATATCGTGCCGTCGTACGGCGAGATTCATGGCGGCGTCTCGGCCACGATTGAGTATGCCGTGATGGCCGTGGGAGTGGAGAACATCATCGTCTGCGGGCACTCGGACTGCGGCGCGATGAAGGCCGTGCTGAGCGGCAAGAAGCATGAGCATATGCCGACGGTGGACTCGTGGCTGCAGAACGCGCACTCGGCCCGGCAGGTGCTGGAGAGCCAGTCGGGCATCCACGTGGAGGGCAACGCGCCCAAGACCCACGCGGAGATGTTGCGGGCGCTGACGCGGGCCAATGTCGTGGGCCAGTTGCAGCATCTGCGGACGCACCCTTCGGTGGCCGCCGGGCTGAGCCGGGGCAAGCTGAATCTCTACGGCTGGGTCTACGAGATTCACACCGGCAAGATCCAGAACTTCAACAGCCATCAGGGGCGGTTCTTCGACCTGACGGGGCACTCTGTCCCGTCGCCCGTGGCGCAGCCGCAACTGCATCTGATGGCTTCCTAA
- a CDS encoding SulP family inorganic anion transporter, whose product MMTIDPKYTKDFSASLVVFLVALPLCMGIAMASGAPPAAGLLTGIIGGVVVGSLAGSPLQVSGPAAGLAVIVFEIIRDHGFSALGPILILAGLMQLIAGALKAGGWFRAISPAVIHGMLAGIGLLIVLQQFHVMLDGKPKGTGLANLKAVWPAVTQGIFPLDGSIEERAVLLALLVIAIMAAWQRFRPERLKLVPGALLGIAAATLIAQALHLKLSYVQVPSNLLDVVHLPGLASWKGLDGSVFGSAAAIAFIASAETLLSAAAVDKMQNRVKTNYDKELMAQGVGNMLCGLVGAVPMTGVIVRSSANVQAGATSRLSAILHGVWILAVIVLFPGVLRMVPVCSLAGVLVFTGFNLIKVKDVRHLAGYGRVPVLIYLATLVTIVSTDLLTGVLVGVTLSVLQLLHGATQLKVYTESHPELEGHVDLHLQGAATFFRIPMLTAVLDRIPDGATVHLRTDRLHSIDHSCLDLMREWVKGTGERKQQLVSSSGVLHSVLEEG is encoded by the coding sequence ATGATGACGATTGACCCGAAGTATACGAAGGATTTTTCGGCCTCGCTGGTGGTGTTTTTAGTAGCGCTGCCGCTGTGCATGGGCATTGCGATGGCGTCCGGGGCGCCTCCGGCGGCGGGCCTTTTGACGGGGATCATCGGCGGCGTGGTGGTTGGCTCGCTGGCCGGTTCGCCCTTGCAGGTGAGCGGACCGGCGGCGGGCCTCGCCGTAATAGTCTTCGAGATCATCCGCGATCATGGGTTTTCGGCGCTGGGGCCGATCCTGATCTTAGCCGGGCTGATGCAGTTGATTGCGGGAGCCTTGAAGGCCGGGGGATGGTTTCGCGCCATCTCCCCGGCGGTGATCCACGGCATGTTGGCTGGGATTGGGCTGCTGATCGTGCTGCAACAGTTCCACGTGATGCTGGACGGCAAGCCCAAGGGGACCGGGCTGGCCAACCTGAAGGCGGTCTGGCCCGCGGTTACACAGGGGATCTTTCCGCTGGACGGCAGCATCGAGGAGAGGGCTGTCTTGCTGGCGCTGCTGGTCATTGCGATTATGGCGGCGTGGCAGCGGTTCCGGCCGGAACGGCTGAAGCTGGTGCCGGGGGCGCTGCTGGGGATTGCGGCCGCAACCCTGATCGCGCAGGCGCTGCACCTGAAGCTGAGCTATGTTCAGGTGCCGTCCAACTTGCTGGATGTGGTTCATCTGCCGGGGCTGGCGAGCTGGAAGGGGCTTGATGGCTCGGTATTTGGCTCGGCGGCGGCGATTGCGTTTATCGCCAGTGCGGAGACGCTGCTCTCCGCTGCGGCGGTGGACAAGATGCAGAACCGGGTGAAGACGAACTATGACAAGGAGCTGATGGCGCAGGGCGTGGGCAACATGCTGTGCGGGCTGGTCGGGGCGGTGCCCATGACGGGCGTGATCGTGCGCAGCTCGGCCAACGTGCAGGCAGGGGCTACCAGTCGGCTCTCGGCGATCCTGCATGGGGTGTGGATTCTGGCGGTGATTGTGCTGTTTCCGGGCGTGCTGCGGATGGTTCCGGTGTGCAGCCTGGCCGGGGTGCTGGTCTTTACCGGGTTCAACCTCATCAAGGTGAAGGACGTGCGGCACCTGGCGGGATATGGCCGGGTTCCGGTGCTCATCTATCTGGCTACGCTGGTCACCATCGTCTCGACCGACCTGCTGACGGGGGTGCTGGTGGGGGTGACGCTCTCGGTGTTGCAGTTGCTGCATGGGGCGACGCAGTTGAAGGTCTATACCGAGTCGCATCCTGAGCTGGAAGGGCATGTCGATCTGCATCTGCAAGGGGCGGCTACATTCTTTCGGATTCCGATGCTGACGGCGGTGCTGGACCGGATTCCCGATGGGGCTACGGTTCATCTGCGGACGGATCGGCTGCACTCGATTGATCACTCTTGCCTGGATCTGATGCGGGAGTGGGTGAAGGGGACCGGGGAGCGCAAACAACAGCTTGTGTCGTCCTCGGGGGTGCTTCATAGCGTGCTTGAGGAGGGATAG
- a CDS encoding trypsin-like peptidase domain-containing protein — MKLRPVLLVLVLLSGFYYLTTRGAAHHPWLRWAAPPATDGIAHIDSTSGPLGTFQLTEAAAAPAYDAEEQENIAVYKKALPSVVNITSTAVEFDFFNRPVPQQGQGSGFILDKQGHILTNNHVINNAQHVEVTLADKHQYKAQVVGIDPGHDLALLLVNAPNLTPATLAQSNGLVVGQRVYAIGNPFGLSGTMTRGIISAIRSIRGEGGNPIEDAIQTDAAVNPGNSGGPLLNSRGEVIGITTLIASGGANQSAGIGFAIPINTAKAVLDDFAKYGRVRRPSLDIVTFPIGPDVADQIGLAADYGILIERVLPGGAAEKAGLHGGTQRVYQGNTPVMLGGDLIVGIDGQEITNPQDLSAALNSHRAGDTVELTIFRGRRQLNIKVVLSDAKASAGEQA; from the coding sequence ATGAAGCTACGCCCGGTCCTCCTCGTACTCGTCCTTCTCTCAGGCTTCTATTACCTGACCACGCGCGGCGCGGCGCACCACCCCTGGCTCCGCTGGGCCGCCCCCCCGGCCACCGACGGCATCGCCCACATCGACTCCACCAGCGGCCCGCTCGGCACCTTCCAGCTCACCGAAGCCGCCGCCGCCCCGGCCTACGACGCCGAGGAGCAGGAGAACATCGCCGTCTACAAAAAGGCGCTGCCCTCGGTCGTCAACATCACCTCCACCGCCGTCGAGTTCGACTTCTTCAACCGTCCCGTCCCCCAGCAGGGCCAGGGCTCCGGCTTCATCCTCGACAAGCAGGGCCACATCCTCACCAACAACCACGTCATCAACAACGCCCAGCACGTCGAGGTCACCCTCGCCGACAAGCACCAGTACAAGGCCCAGGTCGTCGGCATCGACCCCGGCCACGACCTCGCGCTCCTCCTCGTCAACGCGCCCAACCTCACCCCGGCCACGCTCGCGCAGTCGAACGGCCTCGTCGTCGGCCAGCGCGTCTATGCCATCGGCAACCCCTTCGGCCTGTCTGGAACGATGACGCGCGGCATCATCTCGGCCATCCGCTCCATCCGCGGCGAAGGGGGCAATCCCATCGAAGACGCCATCCAGACCGACGCCGCCGTCAACCCCGGCAACTCAGGCGGGCCGCTGCTCAACTCGCGCGGCGAGGTCATCGGCATCACCACCCTCATCGCCTCTGGCGGAGCCAACCAGTCCGCGGGCATCGGCTTCGCCATCCCCATCAACACGGCCAAGGCGGTGCTGGACGACTTCGCCAAATATGGCCGCGTCCGCCGCCCCTCGCTCGACATCGTCACCTTCCCCATCGGCCCCGACGTCGCCGACCAGATCGGCCTCGCCGCCGACTACGGCATCCTGATCGAGCGCGTCCTACCCGGCGGAGCCGCTGAAAAAGCGGGCCTGCACGGCGGCACGCAGCGCGTCTACCAGGGCAATACGCCGGTCATGCTGGGCGGCGACCTCATCGTCGGCATCGACGGCCAGGAGATCACCAACCCGCAAGACCTAAGCGCCGCGCTCAACTCGCACCGCGCCGGAGACACCGTAGAACTGACGATCTTCCGTGGCCGCCGCCAGCTCAACATCAAGGTAGTGCTGTCAGACGCCAAGGCATCAGCAGGCGAACAGGCTTAA
- a CDS encoding bifunctional 5,10-methylenetetrahydrofolate dehydrogenase/5,10-methenyltetrahydrofolate cyclohydrolase encodes MPEPTVLDGIAIASEIKAEVALEVQGLKARGVNPGLAVILVGNVAASEIYVRSKVKTCAELGIFSEMLTPPETVTTEELLVMVQSLNAREDIDGILIQLPLPAHVNTKLLLEAISPDKDVDGFHPVNVGRLQSGQPGLQPCTPAGVMEMLRRRNIDVTGKNAVVIGRSDIVGKPMSMLLLNASATVTICHSRTFDLPAVTRNADILVAAIGRPGFVNSTMVKPGAVLIDVGINRLTDANDVARFFPNNPDREALFLRRGSVVIGDIDPAAFALSSAYTPVPGGVGALTIAMLMSNTVKAAALRRA; translated from the coding sequence ATGCCAGAACCCACCGTCCTAGACGGCATCGCCATCGCCTCCGAGATCAAAGCTGAAGTCGCCCTTGAGGTCCAGGGCCTCAAGGCTCGCGGCGTCAACCCCGGCCTCGCCGTCATCCTCGTCGGCAACGTCGCCGCGTCGGAGATCTACGTCCGCAGCAAGGTCAAGACCTGCGCCGAGCTGGGCATCTTCTCCGAGATGCTCACCCCGCCCGAGACCGTCACCACCGAAGAGCTGCTGGTGATGGTCCAGTCCCTCAACGCCCGCGAGGACATCGACGGCATCCTGATCCAGCTCCCCCTACCGGCTCACGTCAACACCAAGCTCCTGCTCGAAGCCATCTCGCCCGACAAGGACGTCGACGGCTTCCACCCGGTCAACGTAGGCCGCTTGCAGAGCGGCCAGCCCGGCCTGCAACCCTGCACCCCGGCCGGCGTCATGGAGATGCTGCGCCGCCGCAACATCGACGTCACCGGCAAGAACGCGGTCGTCATCGGTCGCTCGGACATCGTGGGCAAGCCCATGTCGATGCTGCTCCTGAACGCCTCGGCCACGGTCACCATCTGCCACAGCCGCACCTTCGACCTGCCCGCCGTCACCCGCAACGCCGACATCCTGGTCGCCGCGATTGGCCGTCCCGGCTTCGTCAACTCCACGATGGTCAAGCCCGGCGCGGTCCTGATCGACGTGGGCATCAACCGCCTGACGGACGCCAATGACGTAGCGCGTTTCTTCCCCAACAACCCTGACCGCGAGGCACTCTTCCTGCGTCGCGGCTCGGTGGTGATCGGCGATATCGACCCCGCGGCCTTTGCATTGTCGTCGGCCTACACGCCGGTCCCGGGCGGCGTCGGCGCGCTGACGATTGCCATGCTGATGAGCAACACAGTCAAAGCCGCAGCCCTGCGCCGCGCTTAG
- a CDS encoding TolC family protein, with the protein MVSTSTKGMYQGPAVKPLLRAAAMGCVLTSGLAFGQNLAENHVPADLPAAPSAVARLEVQAGSSSSSGATPVAFPTRDHATPDALPLSLDDAIKLGELNNTQLAVQKQQERYVAGQILTVGNALLPDIQASAYSRAQEIDLVALGFKPSALAGIDIPGFTNIVIPEIVKVNTTNAQVSLSQTFFNVPAYFLYRAARKAGDAAAWDTKNQLGNVVLNVGTVYLEALADQAQIDNARALVKQDELVLEHARASQAAGVGVHIDVLRAQVQLQQEQQTLIADENAFAKDKIALNRAMGIAADQQLILTDKVPFASFEALSIDDARALAYTRRKDLLSLTAQLGVADETRKAVRYQYLPTVGVSGYYGVLGVTGGSYHGDFTAIGSLKFPIFQEGQLRGEREVASAQLTALRQQIAGLKTQIEAEIRTSMLDVQSSAELVNVARSNVALSQQELDDATLRFTAGVDDNLAVVRAQASLAGAQARVVQSEFQYNQAKLELARRTGVVETQYKQYLGH; encoded by the coding sequence ATGGTTTCCACGTCCACCAAAGGTATGTATCAGGGTCCAGCGGTCAAGCCGCTACTGCGAGCAGCGGCAATGGGCTGCGTTCTGACCTCAGGTTTGGCATTCGGGCAGAACCTGGCAGAGAACCACGTTCCGGCCGACCTGCCCGCTGCACCGAGTGCGGTTGCGCGGCTGGAGGTACAGGCCGGATCGTCCTCCAGCTCCGGCGCTACGCCCGTTGCCTTCCCGACCCGCGACCATGCGACTCCCGATGCGCTGCCCCTGTCGCTGGACGACGCGATCAAACTGGGCGAGCTGAACAACACGCAGCTCGCAGTGCAGAAGCAGCAGGAGCGGTATGTCGCCGGACAGATTCTGACCGTGGGCAATGCGCTGCTGCCCGATATTCAGGCCTCGGCGTATAGCCGCGCTCAGGAGATCGACCTGGTGGCGCTGGGGTTCAAGCCGAGCGCGCTTGCGGGTATTGATATCCCCGGCTTCACCAACATCGTGATCCCCGAGATCGTGAAGGTCAATACGACCAACGCGCAGGTCTCGCTCTCGCAGACGTTCTTCAATGTGCCTGCATATTTTCTTTATCGTGCGGCGCGGAAGGCCGGAGATGCGGCGGCGTGGGACACCAAGAACCAGTTGGGGAACGTGGTGCTGAACGTGGGCACGGTGTACCTGGAGGCGCTGGCGGATCAGGCGCAGATCGACAATGCGCGCGCGCTGGTGAAGCAGGATGAGCTGGTGCTGGAACATGCGCGGGCCTCGCAGGCGGCAGGCGTGGGCGTGCATATCGACGTGCTGCGGGCGCAGGTGCAGTTGCAGCAGGAGCAGCAGACCCTGATCGCCGACGAGAATGCCTTTGCGAAGGATAAGATTGCGCTGAATCGGGCGATGGGGATTGCGGCAGACCAGCAACTGATTCTGACCGATAAGGTTCCGTTTGCCTCGTTTGAGGCGCTGTCGATCGACGATGCGCGTGCGCTGGCCTATACGCGGCGCAAGGACCTGCTCTCGCTGACCGCGCAGTTGGGGGTGGCGGACGAGACCCGCAAGGCGGTGCGCTACCAGTACCTGCCGACGGTGGGGGTGAGTGGATATTACGGCGTGCTGGGCGTGACCGGCGGCTCGTATCACGGGGACTTTACCGCTATTGGGAGCTTGAAGTTTCCTATTTTTCAGGAAGGCCAGTTGCGCGGCGAACGTGAAGTGGCGTCGGCGCAGTTGACCGCGCTGCGGCAGCAGATTGCCGGTCTGAAGACGCAGATTGAGGCGGAGATTCGCACCTCGATGCTGGATGTGCAGTCGTCGGCCGAGCTGGTGAATGTGGCGCGGAGCAATGTGGCGCTCTCGCAGCAGGAACTGGATGATGCGACGCTGCGGTTTACTGCCGGGGTGGATGACAATCTGGCGGTGGTGCGGGCGCAGGCGTCGCTGGCCGGGGCCCAGGCGCGGGTGGTGCAGTCGGAGTTTCAGTACAACCAGGCGAAGCTGGAGCTGGCGCGGCGGACCGGCGTGGTGGAGACGCAGTATAAGCAGTATTTAGGGCATTGA
- a CDS encoding thioredoxin domain-containing protein: protein MMNTPRRFLALFAAALLLALPAARSAHAQAAVPPGQGDTFRDTSILKLPADATKGVAILEFEDLECPACSHAFPIVHAAVEKYQIPYIRHDFPLQMHLWSRDAAITARYLQDKVSPSIAEQYRRDVFANQSSIASKDDLGNFTRKWFGTHGQQMPFVMDPAGRFAAEVQADYTLGERVGLSHTPTIFVITQTGWIQVVDVTQLYSTIDQALAQAKNKPVVHTGVRKPATSQK from the coding sequence ATGATGAATACTCCTCGCCGCTTCCTGGCCCTGTTCGCCGCCGCCCTGCTGCTCGCGCTTCCCGCTGCCCGCTCCGCCCACGCCCAGGCCGCCGTGCCTCCCGGCCAGGGGGATACCTTCCGCGACACCTCCATCCTCAAGCTGCCCGCCGACGCCACCAAGGGCGTCGCCATCCTCGAGTTCGAAGACCTCGAGTGCCCGGCCTGCTCGCACGCCTTCCCCATCGTCCACGCGGCGGTCGAGAAGTACCAGATCCCCTACATTCGCCACGACTTCCCCCTCCAGATGCACCTCTGGAGCCGCGACGCGGCCATCACCGCCCGCTACCTGCAAGACAAGGTCTCGCCCTCCATCGCCGAGCAGTACCGCCGCGACGTCTTCGCCAACCAGAGCAGCATCGCCAGCAAGGACGATCTCGGCAACTTCACCCGCAAGTGGTTCGGCACCCACGGCCAGCAGATGCCCTTCGTCATGGACCCGGCGGGCCGCTTCGCCGCCGAAGTGCAGGCTGACTACACCCTTGGCGAACGCGTCGGCCTCAGCCACACCCCCACCATCTTCGTAATCACCCAGACCGGCTGGATTCAGGTCGTGGACGTAACCCAGCTCTACAGCACCATCGACCAGGCGCTCGCGCAGGCGAAAAACAAGCCGGTTGTCCACACCGGCGTCCGCAAGCCAGCGACCTCGCAGAAGTAA
- a CDS encoding MFS transporter gives MPAALEPARSRYRGAFRSKNFRLYQSARLMVILGAEAQSVAVAWQVYQITHSALSLGYTGLALFLPGIFCVLPAGHVADRYDRRWIILACYGLQAVCTGVLLWMARTGTWLHGGGWLGTGVWPIYAVLVGIGLGRAFSGPAASALLPSLVEKEDFVNAVTWGATVFQVANMSGPAVGGLLFTLQLTGRLRPWTGAPIVYLFTLMMLVGFLVLVGLIRPRREAREKKAFSLKTVLAGLQYVLQTRLLLGSISLDLFAVLLGGAVALLPIFATDILYAGPRGLGLLRAMPSVGALVVSLVLTLRPIRSRAGWWMLSCVGVFGAATVVFGLSKSLWVSLAALAAIGASDMVSVVIRSSILQLATPPEMRGRVSAVNWLFIGASNEFGEFESGLTAHWFGAVRAVVLGGIGSMLVTGSTAIFFPALRKADALTAESLMAAEQALSAAEPVD, from the coding sequence ATGCCAGCCGCACTCGAACCCGCTCGATCCCGCTACCGTGGCGCTTTTCGCTCGAAGAACTTTCGCCTGTACCAGTCAGCCCGCCTGATGGTCATCCTCGGAGCCGAGGCCCAGTCGGTCGCGGTGGCCTGGCAGGTCTATCAGATTACCCACTCGGCGCTCTCGCTCGGCTACACCGGGCTGGCGTTGTTTCTGCCGGGCATCTTCTGCGTGCTGCCCGCCGGACACGTGGCCGACCGGTATGACCGGCGATGGATTATCTTGGCCTGTTATGGGCTGCAGGCCGTGTGCACGGGCGTGCTGCTGTGGATGGCGCGGACCGGCACGTGGCTGCACGGCGGCGGCTGGCTGGGCACGGGCGTGTGGCCTATCTACGCGGTGCTGGTGGGGATCGGGCTGGGGCGCGCATTCAGCGGTCCGGCGGCGAGCGCGTTGCTGCCCTCGCTGGTAGAGAAGGAAGACTTCGTGAACGCGGTGACCTGGGGCGCGACCGTCTTTCAGGTGGCCAATATGTCCGGGCCAGCCGTGGGCGGGCTGCTGTTTACGCTGCAACTGACCGGCAGGCTGCGGCCCTGGACCGGCGCGCCGATCGTTTACCTGTTCACCCTGATGATGCTGGTTGGGTTCCTGGTGCTGGTGGGGCTGATACGGCCGCGGCGAGAGGCGCGGGAGAAGAAGGCTTTCAGTCTGAAGACGGTGCTGGCCGGGTTGCAGTATGTGTTGCAGACGCGGCTGCTACTGGGGTCCATCTCGCTGGATCTGTTTGCCGTGCTGCTAGGCGGCGCGGTGGCGCTGCTGCCGATCTTTGCCACCGATATTCTGTACGCGGGGCCGCGCGGGCTGGGGCTGCTGCGGGCGATGCCCTCGGTGGGGGCGCTGGTGGTGAGTTTGGTGCTGACGCTGCGGCCGATCAGGAGCCGGGCGGGGTGGTGGATGCTGAGCTGTGTCGGCGTCTTCGGCGCGGCGACGGTGGTCTTTGGGCTGTCGAAGAGCCTGTGGGTGAGCCTGGCGGCGCTGGCGGCGATTGGGGCCAGCGATATGGTTTCTGTCGTGATTCGGTCGAGCATCTTACAACTGGCGACGCCGCCGGAGATGCGGGGGCGGGTCTCGGCGGTGAACTGGCTGTTTATCGGGGCTTCGAATGAGTTTGGGGAGTTTGAGTCGGGGCTGACGGCGCATTGGTTCGGGGCGGTGCGGGCGGTGGTGCTGGGAGGGATTGGGTCGATGCTGGTGACCGGATCGACGGCGATCTTCTTCCCCGCACTGCGCAAGGCGGATGCCTTGACGGCAGAGAGTTTGATGGCAGCGGAGCAAGCGTTGAGCGCAGCCGAGCCGGTCGATTAG
- the coaE gene encoding dephospho-CoA kinase (Dephospho-CoA kinase (CoaE) performs the final step in coenzyme A biosynthesis.), whose translation MFTHEIPMLRVGLTGGLGSGKSTVAAMLGAHGAHILQADELGRQLMQPGQRVFGEIVSHFGPEVLAADGTLNRAILARLAFTDGRVEELNAIVHPAAIAQQTELAEAIFTRDPAAIVVVESALIFETKYGGPNGWRHRFDKLILVTAPEPLKIARFIARSGPGDPESLAAEARRRLASQITDAEKAPACDFIVHNDGTLEDLQRQVDDLWPKLLAASRQPTH comes from the coding sequence GTGTTCACCCACGAGATCCCGATGCTCCGCGTAGGCCTCACCGGCGGCCTCGGCTCCGGCAAGTCCACGGTCGCCGCGATGCTCGGCGCGCACGGCGCCCACATCCTCCAGGCCGACGAGCTGGGCCGCCAGCTCATGCAGCCCGGCCAGCGGGTCTTCGGCGAGATCGTCTCCCACTTCGGCCCCGAGGTCCTTGCCGCCGACGGCACCCTTAACCGCGCCATCCTGGCCCGCCTCGCCTTCACCGACGGCCGCGTCGAAGAGCTGAACGCCATCGTCCACCCCGCCGCCATCGCCCAGCAGACCGAGCTGGCCGAGGCCATCTTCACCCGCGACCCCGCCGCCATCGTCGTAGTCGAGTCGGCCCTCATCTTCGAGACCAAATACGGCGGCCCCAACGGCTGGCGGCACCGCTTCGACAAGCTAATCCTGGTCACCGCCCCCGAGCCATTAAAGATCGCCCGTTTCATAGCCCGCAGCGGCCCCGGCGACCCCGAATCCCTGGCCGCCGAGGCCCGCCGCCGCCTCGCCTCCCAGATCACCGACGCCGAAAAGGCCCCCGCCTGCGACTTCATCGTCCACAACGACGGCACCCTCGAAGACCTCCAACGCCAGGTCGACGACCTCTGGCCAAAACTCCTCGCAGCCTCCCGCCAGCCCACCCACTAA
- a CDS encoding energy transducer TonB, with protein MRRLLLLLLLAASSLLHAQTTEEALAARLLNKPLYLRGLWLSDKLHFDAAGTPTNKPEPGSFTLAGIEIDHLLLQPGHLQLQGRRFGLEFSPSGYKRVQLVRAPRKKDPIEIVIHISAPPSGDYGPALDAIFAPELADLVPTLPSYWQSYATTHLLHPGDAAVPVPSPPLGVYKIGGGVTPPKVLKSSEPQYSKYARAQLVAGNSLIYLRVDKEGKPTELRIQRPVGLGLDEQALEAVQKYVFAPAMRDGIPVEVELNVDVSFQIF; from the coding sequence ATGCGTAGGCTCCTGCTTCTTCTGCTACTTGCAGCATCGTCGCTGCTCCATGCCCAGACCACGGAAGAGGCTCTCGCGGCCCGCCTTCTCAATAAGCCACTCTATCTGCGCGGCCTCTGGCTCAGCGACAAGCTGCACTTCGATGCGGCTGGCACCCCTACGAACAAGCCCGAGCCCGGCAGCTTCACCCTGGCCGGTATCGAGATCGACCATCTCCTGCTCCAGCCCGGCCATCTTCAGTTGCAGGGACGCCGCTTCGGCCTGGAGTTCTCGCCTTCGGGATACAAGCGGGTGCAGCTCGTCCGCGCTCCCAGGAAGAAAGACCCGATAGAGATCGTGATTCATATCTCCGCACCGCCCTCGGGCGACTATGGCCCGGCACTCGATGCCATCTTCGCCCCGGAGCTTGCTGATCTGGTCCCGACCCTGCCTTCTTACTGGCAGTCCTATGCCACAACTCATCTGCTACATCCCGGCGACGCCGCTGTTCCCGTGCCGTCGCCCCCGCTAGGCGTCTACAAGATCGGTGGCGGCGTCACTCCGCCCAAAGTCCTCAAATCAAGCGAACCTCAGTACAGCAAATACGCTCGTGCTCAACTGGTCGCTGGAAATAGCCTTATCTATCTGCGTGTTGACAAGGAAGGTAAGCCAACAGAGCTGAGAATCCAGCGCCCGGTTGGTCTGGGTCTCGACGAGCAGGCGCTCGAGGCCGTGCAAAAGTATGTCTTTGCTCCCGCCATGCGCGATGGTATCCCAGTCGAAGTCGAGCTGAACGTCGATGTTAGCTTCCAGATTTTTTAG